In the uncultured Methanobacterium sp. genome, one interval contains:
- the comD gene encoding sulfopyruvate decarboxylase subunit alpha: MDSSQAVFNGLKKAGIDFVVSVPCVNLSKLMEMVDCDPDIIHVPVTREEEGFGMAAGAYMGGKKPAILMQNSGLGNSVNVLASLFKLYQFPILMIISHRGTEGEFMGAQIPMGEATIGILDTLEIAYINPKTPEEALKLIPESWILAEMGGSPLGILLEISFW, from the coding sequence ATGGACAGCAGCCAGGCAGTTTTTAATGGACTGAAAAAAGCCGGAATCGATTTTGTGGTCAGCGTACCCTGTGTGAACCTGAGTAAACTCATGGAAATGGTGGACTGCGACCCAGATATCATCCACGTTCCAGTTACCAGGGAAGAAGAAGGATTTGGTATGGCAGCTGGGGCTTACATGGGAGGTAAAAAACCTGCCATCCTGATGCAGAACTCTGGACTGGGAAACTCAGTTAATGTCCTGGCCTCTCTTTTTAAACTTTACCAGTTCCCCATACTCATGATCATAAGTCATCGAGGTACTGAAGGAGAGTTCATGGGTGCTCAGATTCCCATGGGAGAAGCCACCATTGGAATACTGGACACCCTGGAGATCGCCTACATAAATCCCAAAACACCTGAAGAAGCACTTAAACTCATACCCGAATCCTGGATACTGGCAGAAATGGGTGGATCACCACTGGGAATACTGCTGGAGATCAGTTTCTGGTAA
- the comC gene encoding L-sulfolactate dehydrogenase: MKITPEQELSLIIDILTQLDVPSEEASIIAEVTLDADLKGFSSHGIGRFPQYIKGLEVGTIKPQTVLDVEKESAATALVNGNHGFGHVVTYRSMEMAIQKAKETGIGMVGIHNSNHFGVAGYYSDMAIMEDLIGIITANTEPAVAPIGGKEPILGTNPLAIGIPSGSHYVSVDMATSASARGKLLEAKRQGRPIPENVALDAEGKPTTDPAEALKGSILPFGAHKGYALSFMIEIMAGPLVQASYGKGVTGTANPEVTCTKGDLITAIDPSKFVELDDFKQDVDDFIAQIKTDPNVMIPGDFEVRNVKTHQKEGIPLDDTLVEQLREIATKTNVDVDDILRE; this comes from the coding sequence ATGAAAATTACTCCAGAACAGGAATTATCCTTGATTATTGATATTCTAACTCAGTTGGATGTGCCATCAGAAGAAGCATCCATAATCGCCGAAGTAACCCTGGACGCAGACCTCAAAGGGTTTTCATCCCATGGAATTGGCAGGTTCCCCCAGTACATCAAGGGACTGGAAGTTGGCACCATCAAACCACAAACTGTCCTTGATGTGGAAAAAGAAAGTGCTGCAACTGCCCTGGTAAATGGTAATCATGGATTTGGACATGTAGTGACCTACAGGAGTATGGAAATGGCTATCCAGAAAGCCAAAGAAACCGGGATCGGTATGGTGGGTATTCACAACTCCAACCACTTTGGAGTAGCCGGTTACTATTCAGACATGGCCATTATGGAGGATTTGATTGGTATTATAACTGCCAACACCGAACCGGCAGTGGCACCCATCGGAGGGAAAGAACCGATACTGGGAACCAATCCCCTGGCCATTGGAATACCCTCCGGTAGTCACTACGTTTCAGTGGACATGGCCACATCAGCATCAGCACGGGGAAAACTCCTGGAAGCCAAACGCCAGGGACGACCCATACCTGAAAACGTAGCCCTTGATGCAGAGGGTAAACCAACCACTGACCCTGCAGAAGCCCTAAAAGGATCAATACTGCCCTTCGGAGCCCACAAAGGATACGCCCTGTCCTTCATGATTGAAATAATGGCCGGACCTCTGGTTCAGGCATCTTATGGTAAAGGAGTGACTGGAACCGCAAATCCAGAAGTTACCTGTACCAAAGGAGACCTGATTACTGCTATTGACCCATCCAAGTTCGTGGAGCTTGATGACTTCAAACAAGATGTCGATGATTTCATTGCCCAGATAAAAACCGATCCCAACGTGATGATACCTGGAGATTTCGAAGTCAGAAACGTGAAAACTCATCAAAAAGAAGGTATTCCCCTGGATGATACACTGGTGGAACAGTTAAGAGAAATAGCCACCAAAACAAATGTAGATGTGGATGACATATTGAGAGAATGA